The following are encoded together in the Triticum dicoccoides isolate Atlit2015 ecotype Zavitan chromosome 6B, WEW_v2.0, whole genome shotgun sequence genome:
- the LOC119324551 gene encoding ATP-dependent DNA helicase DDM1-like: MEEPARLASDPKKLFSRIVDGILAVAEQIPIESTAGWANLANVERWEKEVQWITLMWQSRLNGILGDQMGSQGMIPALSFLADLKRNGQHGPYMIVTSMDHNGVLSWSNFIREHSNMKEMVYLGNRSCRARLRKEFGPKTVGPDFPIIVTTYNMVLVEQKWLAKCEWKYVIVDEGHELKKWEREMLEEVKRQPMGPMGHKLLLMREPFQNNLAELWSLLNFALPDAFSSREGFDSWFDKSGKEVEEQQTEEERRTLLSKLNAILRPFLLRGMERDVVKKTKVVQNSDAISVTCSNDHAATKGARTDAGSCQEVAARVVGVTGDEVGLEVEANKALKRPRTNDVSISLVSERNPTVRVQMAKSSSSESIFKALKEIPYLARTDILRAYSCLIRDDRLLESLMALPMDMRKDWLLMEIGSK, encoded by the exons ATGGAGGAACCTGCGAGACTTGCTTCAGATCCTAAGAAACTATTCAGCAGGATCGTGGATGGTATCCTGGCAGTGGCAGAACAAATCCCTATAGAATCTACTGCTGGGTGGGCTAACCTCGCGAATGTAGAAAGATGGGAGAAGGAAGTTCAGTGGATAACATTGATGTGGCAGAGTCGGCTAAATGGGATACTAGGGGATCAAATGGGCTCTCAAGGAATGATCCCAGCACTTTCGTTTCTTGCTGATCTCAAACGGAATGGTCAGCATGGTCCGTACATGATAGTTACTTCTATGGATCACAATGGTGTTTTGTCCTGGTCGAATTTTATAAG GGAGCATTCAAATATGAAGGAAATGGTTTATCTTGGAAACCGATCGTGTCGGGCAAGGTTGAGGAAAGAGTTTGGGCCCAAAACTGTTGGCCCTGATTTCCCCATCATAGTGACTACATATAACATGGTCCTGGTAGAACAAAAATGGCTAGCAAAGTGTGAGTGGAAATACGTTATTGTGGACGAG GGTCATGAACTGAAGAAATGGGAACGTGAAATGTTGGAGGAGGTAAAGCGCCAGCCAATGGGTCCAATGGGTCATAAGCTCCTTTTGATGAGGGAACCTTTTCAAAATAACCTAGCTGAGCTGTGGTCACTATTGAACTTTGCTCTGCCTGATGCGTTCTCATCTCGTGAGGGATTTGATTCATG GTTTGATAAATCTGGGAAAGAAGTTGAGGAACAACAAACTGAAGAGGAAAGAAGGACCCTTCTTTCAAAGCTAAATGCCATTTTGCGCCCATTCCTTCTACGGGGCATGGAGCGGGACGTAGTAAAGAAGACTAAAGTTGTCCAGAACTCGGATGCAATTAGTGTTACATGCTCAAATGACCATGCAGCAACAAAAGGCGCAAGGACTGATGCTGGGAGTTGTCAAGAGGTAGCAGCAAGAGTTGTTGGTGTTACTGGTGATGAAGTGGGCCTGGAAGTGGAAGCTAATAAGGCTCTTAAGAGGCCACGAACAAATGATGTATCTATCTCCCTGGTCAGCGAAAGAAATCCGACTGTGCGTGTGCAAATGGCGAAGTCATCTTCCTCTGAATCAATCTTCAAGGCACTCAAAGAGATACCTTACTTGGCCCGTACTGATATTCTGAGAGCCTACAGTTGTCTTATCCGTGATGATCGCCTATTGGAATCTCTTATGGCGCTCCCAATGGACATGAGAAAGGATTGGCTGCTCATGGAGATTGGAAGCAAGTAG
- the LOC119325558 gene encoding ervatamin-C-like, translated as MERALEMMLLVAIVLAATTLGALGMDIKDKDLASEDSLRALYERWCEHYRVARDLDDKTRRFNVFKENARMIHKFNQGDAPYKLSLNLFGDMTDEEVHRAYGHCSNIKSDGRKHRQQGRLTDDAINARKGLPSSVDWRRRPSAVTNVKLQGVHCGSCWAFAATAAVEGINSIRTRNLTSLSTQQLVDCDKGNGGCKGGFAKLAFKYIMRSGGIETDAKYPYVGHEDGHCSVPKPNRNMVVTIDGYKQVAPNAVVALEQAVAAQPVVVGVDSNSTAFQRYGRGVFVGPCGTNLDHEMTLVGYGTTDKHEYKTPIKYWIVKNSWGANWGENGYIRIAREVRGQPKEGICGILKDASYPVKFSRKGGNDIMKRN; from the coding sequence ATGGAAAGAGCACTTGAGATGATGCTACTCGTGGCCATTGTGCTGGCCGCCACTACGTTGGGGGCGCTCGGCATGGACATCAAGGACAAGGACCTGGCGTCAGAGGATTCCTTGCGGGCGCTGTATGAGCGCTGGTGCGAGCACTACAGGGTGGCACGCGACCTCGACGACAAGACCCGGCGCTTCAACGTGTTCAAGGAGAATGCACGCATGATCCACAAGTTCAACCAAGGTGACGCGCCCTACAAGCTGAGCCTCAACCTCTTCGGCGACATGACCGATGAAGAGGTCCATCGCGCATATGGTCACTGCTCCAACATCAAGTCTGATGGCCGTAAGCATCGGCAACAGGGCCGGTTAACAGACGACGCCATCAACGCCCGCAAGGGCCTCCCGTCATCCGTGGATTGGCGCAGACGCCCATCGGCGGTGACGAATGTGAAGCTACAAGGAGTGCACTGCGGTTCCTGCTGGGCCTTCGCGGCAACGGCGGCGGTGGAGGGCATCAACTCCATCAGGACACGGAACCTGACGTCGTTGTCCACGCAACAACTCGTGGACTGCGACAAGGGGAACGGGGGGTGTAAAGGAGGATTCGCAAAGTTAGCCTTCAAATACATAATGCGATCGGGCGGCATCGAAACAGATGCTAAGTACCCGTATGTTGGCCATGAGGACGGCCACTGCTCGGTGCCCAAGCCAAACCGGAACATGGTCGTCACCATCGATGGCTACAAACAGGTGGCGCCGAATGCGGTGGTTGCGTTGGAGCAGGCTGTGGCGGCCCAACCCGTGGTGGTCGGAGTTGATTCAAACTCGACGGCCTTCCAACGCTATGGGCGAGGCGTCTTCGTGGGGCCATGTGGGACAAACCTGGACCACGAAATGACGTTGGTGGGCTATGGCACCACGGATAAGCACGAGTATAAGACTCCCATAAAATACTGGATCGTGAAAAATTCATGGGGGGCAAACTGGGGTGAAAACGGCTACATCCGCATAGCGCGCGAGGTGAGAGGTCAGCCCAAGGAAGGCATCTGTGGCATCCTCAAGGACGCGTCATACCCAGTGAAATTTAGTAGGAAAGGTGGAAATGATATCATGAAGAGAAATTAA